Part of the Anopheles gambiae chromosome 3, idAnoGambNW_F1_1, whole genome shotgun sequence genome is shown below.
GTCCGCCAGTATGCCGTTCAGATTATTGTTGTAGAGCGAAATTAGCCAGTTGAGCCCTGCGATTTGGTAATCGCGCATTACGGCGTTCATGTAGGACGGCGTTTCCGTGAACTCGATCGCATCCtcgttgttattgttgtcATAGTCATCTTTACGCAAATTTTCAATGcttttcagctttcttttaCCATTAGTTGgctgtgccttttttttggaatgttCTTGGCTGAATTTTGCAAAACCCGCTAGCTTTTTTTCCAGTGCCTCCAGCTGCAGCTGTCGTTTACGGCTCAGCTCTTCTTTGAAAGCCGTCTTTTCGATCAACACATTCTCGTCGACCGGCGACGATGGAGCAGAATCATTTACAGGGGATTGCTAGAATCCGGCAAGAAAAGACAAACGATCTTACTCAATTTCTTCACGAAAAGCTAAAACCACCAATTTCACTCACCATTTTGACGAAACGTTTAACACACAGAGTCACATCAACACTACGGGTACAGGAATGATCAAGTTAGCGCGGCTTTCAACGGCATCTGCAGGTAGCGGATTGGCGCGCAACTGACATAGGAGTTTCAGATGTTTGCTTCAATGCGGGATCAGACGATTGCTCCTTGATAATTTCATAACTTTGGGAAAGCGCAGTGCGGAACATGTTTGGGGTATGTATAGTTGAATATTTTGATGTAAAAATCACACAACTGGAACTGGACATGCATTTATTTTGTGAATTGCTTGTATATTTCATGGGGTACATTGgttaaaatttatattttccgTTTCTTTTGCAAGCGATGTTTTCGATGTTTTTGCAGACGTTTGAAAATTGTAGTGATGGGCATATGATTATTTCTGCACAATATTATTtcattaataattaaattataataaacCGTTGTCTGAATAATCAATTTTCACCTTCATCTTCATTGccggaatacccgggtatctcatacattttatatggaactgtttttaatattttttgtataatttaagTTTGACAACTCGCCTTTTAAATGCAAGTTTTTACTGCTGTTTTAcgtaaaatatattgaaagCACCGACGAACCGACGTGGTACTTGCGTTACAAAAGAGTCCCACACTATAGTACTGCCATTTTTAATTGAGgcaaaaacattgtaaaaaacgtttctaaatacaaattgtgGAGAAAGTGTGAGGCAAGTTTTTATGAGAATAACTGAATAAAAtacccaggaaaatcattttataggTTTCCAAATCAATTCAAATTATATGATAAATGGATAAaacatcccaagcgccacagattaagcttaaacgactggacaattgaatatccatagaaaaaaaaatgaaagctccacagcttcattggtttgatcaatagatggcgtattacaacccAAGTAGCACAATCCTGTTaagaaaccgttaaaagtatgCCTAAAAGTATTACTTTTAGCTTTCCATACAGCAGTAATTCCAGGGCTTAAAACACTGCGTAACGCTTTCCTTTCTTCGTCAATGTTTCGTTAAATCTTAAAATTTAACCGGTATTTTTAAcgaaaaagatcaaaattaacgaaaaaatCGACAGAGATGgctgtatttttctttctctttcgttaGGGACATGCAAGGTCTTCGTTAAGCTTAATGTGCTTATATTTtcgtgaaataaattaataaataaaacacttattcgtttattgaataaaaacacaatttcaCTAGGTAACCGCATCACacaattttctttcattacGCGGATTTCGTCAATCTTCATCGTGGAGGTCAGCTGCTGCCGTGTACGGAAAACATGATGTCCAAACGCTATCGGAATCGAAAATGCTGCGAAATATAAAACTTATGTAGCTCATGTGAAGAGAATGGTAATATCGATACACTGACCTGTTGTAAAAGCACGATGATACACAGATTAAACAATAGCTGATAGATATTGTCGCAGACGCTTGGTTTTGttgatgttgaaaaatgaTCGTCATCAAGAGCATATTATTTTGCccaagaaaataaatatttttatgaagatttttctcattTGCTAATATTgcatacaggcggtccccgagatacacggtacctcttatacgcggattcggagatacacggttttctaaatttgacagttctttgagaaaattgtactgttttgacacatcaattgtaaattgccaaatcATTTCCGTTTCGATCCAATGTTAAtaactttttaaaaatgtttaaaactgttatattcagtcaggatcatatcaaataattcataaaatgactaaaaccgccccctacttgcaaaattacacgaaaatttatgatattttagctggaaatcacgagattcgacttacgcggaaattcgagatacgcggtattttgcggccgtttttggtccccattaaccgtgtatctcggggaccacCTGTACCCTTTATCAAACTCTTCACATGTATTACTTAAAaactatgattttttttaaatttttattttttttattattaccgCAGATTCAAGTAgaggaataaaagaaaacacatagTTTTCGTACAGTTAAGCAACACAAATATTTTGGTGTGAAAATAAATACGCATTATTatataaataagaaaatgatttttcgaatattgaataaattggaaatggtgtagataaaatttgaaaaacactgtGTGTTATATTGAcccgataaaaaaaaaaaaacgagggtAACGGAATACATCGTTATGCTGTAACGCTGGCAAATGTCATATTCTcttaagaaactctatttgatttttaaggccttaaaaaaactgttaataattaaatagagtttcttaagGCTACTTGggaactcatcattatattgctatccttttcttgcaatgtgtttcgacaagtttcatcttatcatgacccctatatagccttctaactttctgagcaaaaatctatatgaatggtcgtgtggtcagatacgtgggtatcaacaccaatgaccattactcaaatctcacttgcttcagtgatggtggtttccgttggagttaagtatttaaacaatcgtatcgccgttctagttctagcgatacataacttcaatgcgaaaccatacaacagtacagaggaaatgagaaagctctcctccaagcgatgaagctcaactggttggggtatcccaccaacagcgagccccaccagctttttcgctatttttagaatgcatgagtcgtttgccgtctgctaaacgaagtctttctatattccgtttaggtagagaacttgagtcgttaagaagccgtttagtggtcgtttagtggatttgtggcacttgggattgtattattttttattgttttatatttttgcatagtcaatgttataaaaaaatatgattataAATCTTATAATGGAAATATGATTagaaaagagcaaaaatgaggaaaattaaaccataatgcatttttaaaataatatacaaTTCTTTAAAATTCCCATTTcttcatcaaaataaaaagaCTACAGTCTGAACTAACTGGTTAAATTCTGATTCTCTGCTGAttattgaatatgtgctttttagttagcacgttttttcatacaaaaacactGAAATTTTTCTAGGCAAGCCATGAgatttgtgtattttttttcaaaaactgagttttccatacaaaagcatgctttttaattgatgtATCAACCAAAtatcgagcgttcaactaaaatGCATTCCAACTAAAAAGCGCTCAACTATTGAATTTTTACTGTATTGCCTTTATCATTAAATcataattgaaaatttaaaaatcattacaTTCAAAGTTATTACAGAGTTTTCCATGATTTATTAGTTGGTTCTCACCAATTTTTGattggttcccatattttttgttcgttcccacgattttatGGCCgattcccagaattttttgattcaattgtattgatatccaatcggacgataccaataaattatagtAACGAActaaaaatctatgggatacgatgaatAATTCGTGAGACGAGctcaaaaaattatgggaactgaccaataaatcgtgtaaACTCTCTCaagtttgaaaatgaaaaagtaTTACTcttcatacaaaatgtatgggattacCGGGTAAACCATTCCTAGAGATAAGGGGTATcctaataatttattttaaataaaatattttttaatttttgaaaagtaaGTTTAACGTTTGCCTTTTatgagaatgaaaatttattaaagatagctgaaaaaataattagcaaccatttttcaataaaaagttatttcactttgaaaatgaaaatcataCCCGGGTAGCCGGTCGTAGAGCTAATGGTTAAAAACAGGAGGTTCAAGGGATACAGCCAGTAGCCCTGTAGCAACAAATCGCCAGCCTCGGATTGGATCGGATGTGATGTTCCCGGAGCGGAacgtatcatccaaataatccgCGGGCAGGCCGTCGCTGTTTGCCCATCTGGCAGCACTGATACACACAGCCAGCATTCgccgctctttttttttgaagtTTGGTCTCTCTCTGCAAGGCATACGTATTTGCGGGGTTTTAAATTGTGTTTACTAGCCGGAAAATAGTTGCAAAACATGTCCAAAGAGGAGGAAAATGCCGTAGAGGCGACCGATACAAACGAAAACTCGGTAAGTGTGGCGTGGGATGCGGATGATGCAAGTGAAAAACTATTACCGAAAGGTGGTGacagtggtgctgctgctggtagccCCCAGATGCGGAGCGCTGTACGCGATGGGACGCTTGTGCATCTGACAGATCTTGTGTTGGGCAAGCAAGCGTAGCGAAAAAAAGAATGGGGGCCATGCAAAGCTTCCGCAGCGTTTGGCTTGCGTGCCGGAGAGCGAATAATTAACTCATCTGCTTCGTTTCATTAATTCTATTCATATTGTTAATATTGTTAACCTATTAAATAGAATGAATCCAACTCCGACACCACTTCGTCAAACACAAAGGAACCGGACTACGATGCGACACTGGAAACGGACCGCGGTAAGCGGTTCGAGTTCCTGCTCAAGCAGACGGAAATTTTTGCCCATTTCATGAACTCGGCCCCGAGCAAGAGTAGCCCACCGAAGGCACCGCGGGGCCGTAAGCCGAAGGTGGACAAGAATGCCGATTCCAGCGACCATCGGCACCGCAAGacggagcaggaggaggacgaggagctgCTAGCGGAAACGAACCAGAAGGCGAAGACGCAGTTCCGCTTCGAGGAGTCTCCGCCATACATCAAGGCGGGCGAGATGCGCGACTATCAAATCCGTGGCCTGAACTGGATGATATCGCTGTACGAGAACGGCATCAACGGCATCCTGGCGGACGAGATGGGCCTGGGCAAGACGCTGCAGACCATCTCGCTGCTCGGGTATCTCAAGAACATCCGCAACAATCCGGGCCCGCACATTGTGATCGTGCCGAAGTCGACGCTTCAGAACTGGGTGAACGAGTTCGGACGCTGGTGTCCTTCGATTCGGGCCGTTTGCTTGATCGGAGACCAGGAGACGCGTACCGCGTTCATTCGCGACGTGTTGATGCCAGGTGAGTGGGACGTTTGCATCACGTCGTACGAGATGTGCATCCGCGAGAAGGCCGTGTTCAAGAAGTTCAACTGGCGCTACATGGTAATCGATGAGGCGCATCGTATCAAGAACGAAAAATCGAAGCTGTCCGAGATTTTGCGCGAGTTCAAAACGGCCAACCGGCTGCTGTTGACCGGTACGCCGCTGCAGAACAATCTGCACGAGCTTTGGGCGCTACTCAACTTTCTGCTGCCGGACATTTTCAACAGCGCGGACGACTTCGACAGCTGGTTCGATGCGAACCAGTGTATGGGCGATAACTCGCTGATCGAGCGGCTGCACGCCGTGCTGAAACCGTTCCTGCTTCGCCGCCTCAAGTCGGAGGTGGAGAAGCGGCTGCTGCCCAAGAAGGAGGTAAAAATCTTCGTGGGGCTGTCGAAGATGCAGCGCGAGTGGTACACCAAGATCCTGATGAAGGACATCGACGTGGTGAACGGGGCAGGCAAGGTGGAGAAGATGCGTCTGCAGAACATTCTGATGCAGCTGCGCAAGTGTACCAACCATCCGTACCTGTTCGACGGTGCGGAACCGGGCCCACCGTACACGACCGACTACCATCTGCTGGAGAACGCCGGCaagatggtggtgctggaCAAACTGCTGCGCAAGCTGCAGGAGCAGGATTCGCGCGTGCTCATCTTCAGCCAGATGACGCGCATGTTGGACATTTTAGAAGATTTTTGCCACTGGCGCGGCTACCAGTACTGTCGGCTCGATGGGCAAACGCCCCACGAGGACCGGTCGAACATGATTGCCGACTACAATGCGGAAAACAGCACCAAGTTTATCTTCATGCTGTCGACGCGTGCCGGTGGGCTGGGTATTAATTTGGCCACCGCCGACGTGGTCATCATCTACGATTCGGACTGGAACCCGCAGATGGATTTGCAGGCGATGGACCGTGCGCATCGTATCGGGCAGAAGAAGCAGGTGCGCGTGTTCCGTCTCATCACGGAGAACACGGTGGAGGAGAAGATTGTGGAGCGGGCGGAGGTGAAGCTAAAGCTCGACAAGCTCGTCATTCAGCAGGGTCGGCTGGTGGACAACAAGACGACCCAGCTGAACAAGGACGAAATGTTGAACATCATTCGGTTCGGTGCGAATCACGTGTTCCAGTCGCGCGATTCGGAGATTACGGACGAGGACATTGACGCGATCCTGCAGAAGGGCGAAGAGAAGACGCAGGAGCAGAACGAGAAGCTGGACAAGCTGGGGGAGAGCTCGCTGCGCAGCTTCACACTCGACACGGACAACCTGGAGAATCGGTCGGTGTACCAGTTCGAGGGGGAGGATTACCGCGAGAAGCAGAAGCTGCAAACGCTCGGCTCGTGGATCGAGCCGCCGAAGCGCGAGCGCAAGGCGAACTATGCGGTCGATGCCTACTTCAAGGAGGCGTTGCGCGTGGCCGAACCGAAAGCACCGAAAGCGCCCCGCCCACCGAAGCAACCGATCGTGCAGGACTTTCAGTTCTTCCCGCCGAGGCTGTTCGAGCTGCTCGATCAGGAGATTTACCACTATCGCAAGACGGTGAACTACAAGGTGCCGAAAAACTCGGACCTCGGCGCGGAGGCGAACAAGGTGCAGCGGGAGGAGCAGCGCAAAATTGACGAAGCCGAACCGCTGACGGAAGAGGAGCTGGTGGAGAAGGAATCGCTGCTGACGCAGGGCTTCACCAACTGGACGAAGCGAGACTTTAATCAATTCATCAAGGCAAACGAAAAGTATGGCCGCGATGATATCGAGAACATTGCGCGTGAGGTGGAAGGCAAATCGCCGGACGAGGTGATGGAGTACAGTACGGTGTTCTGGGAGCGTTGCCACGAGCTGCAGGACATCGATCGTATAATGGGCCAGATAGAGCGTGGCGAGGCGAAAATCCAACGGCGTGCCTCGATCAAACGTGCGCTGGACAGTAAGGTGAGGAGACATTTCCGTGCAATCGCATTTATGTATATGCTGAACGGGTGCGcaatattaataatttttcctttctttttttgtttttccttccccacTCAATTCCCCAGATGGCAAGATACCGTGCACCATTCCACCAGCTGCGCATTGCGTACGCCAACAACAAGGGCAAAAATTACACCGAGGAGGAGGACCGCTTCCTGGTGTGCATGCTGCACAAGCTGGGCTTCGACAAGGAGAACGTGTACGAGGAGCTACGGGCGGCGGTCCGGACCGCACCCCAGTTCCGGTTCGATTGGTTCCTGAAGTCGCGTACCGCGCTGGAGCTGCAACGTCGCTGCAACACGCTGATCACGCTGATCGAGCGCGAAAACCAGGAGCTCGAGGAGAAGGAACGgctggagaagaagaagaaaacgggTGGCGGCAATGCGGCGGCCGGTGGTGGCACCGTCGGagccggcggtggcggtgcgcAAAAGTCGAACCAAAAGCGTAAAGCCGAAACGACGCCCGCGGCCAATgacaagaacaaaaagaaaaagaaaacataagtGTAAGCACTAGACAACCACCCGTGGCGCGGCGCTATTCGTGCGGAAGGACGAtaggtttgtttttaaattagtaTGTGTGCATCAGGTAAAAGTGTGCGAATGAGGATGAGAGAACAGCGAGGGAGAGAGCGCGAAAGTCTGAGCGGAAAAACAGGACGAAAGACCGAAGGAAGTGACACATTCCGCATTCAGGATTAGAgttttttttgataatttgaGCAACAGCGTTTGGAAAGAGAGCGCTGATAGCCGCCACACCACTTGCTGGCTCCGATATCCGTGGGTGACAGCTACCAACGTTCGTCATGCTTTCTCCTTAGCCTCAGCGCCACAAACGTCCCCCCCATGTCCCGTCCCCGTGACACGTACCGATCCTCGGTTCCCTGCGCGAGAGAATAATTCTCCTTAGATCTTAAGTACTGCAGAATTGAATCAGCATGTCAGCGCATCCTCGCTTcttggtgttgtgtgtgagGTGCGCGCAATGTTTTATCTGATTGACCGGCGTATGGTTTGCGAACGGGAAGTGCAGCACATATTATCTATCTCTCCGTGTGCGGTTTAGTCTTAATCGTGATGAGTTTTCGTACATCTCTATCCCTAGCTCGTAAGttttacactcacacacccattAGCTTTACTTTCCACAATGAGCCCCTAGCTAAAGGGGTAGCTTGTGCGCGTTTGTATGACAGAAAAACGGTCGTGGAGGGTGCATACTGGTGTGCGATGTAGTGACAaacaaagcaagaaaaaagaaaaacccgcGTAGTGAAGGGAAAGACAAACCTACAATCCAGTATTGATCCAGTTtgcaactactactactgcatACAAGGCAAGGCATACACCAGAGCACCCCACACCGGAGCTATAAAGTAGATCAAAACCCGCCCCGTGCCCCATCAGCGACTTATGAGGACAGTCAGTTATATCGCTATCGCCAATACTACTTACTCCAATTGCATGTATTTATTGTAAGCTTTCAGTAGAGATTATAACGCACGTAAAGTGTCGACGATTGACTGCAGCTTGAGAGGTTGATCGATCGGGATGGCAAATAAACGTAAAGCAATCAATTCGATCGCGAGCGGACTATTGCACAAGTTAGTTTGAAAGAACAGTTCGTAACGCAATTATTCGTTGGTCCTTTTGACTAAGTATAAATGCGTTTGTTAAAGGTAcatgaatgaaatatttattatttcacaacacatgttttgttttcttgctgAGCCTTATCCATAGATCTCCACGATATCCTTAATGCTGAAGTACGTCCCAACGACGAGAATGAACAGTCCGAACGCCATCAGGATTACGTTCTTTACCATCCGCCACCGGAAAACACCGAACGCACCGGGAGTTGACCAACGGAAAACCGTATCCAGTACGATCGGTGTAAGCAGCCCGAGCGTTGCGGAACAGATCGATCCGACCAGCCCGATGAATGGTTCGAGCTCCGGAACACCGAGTGCCAGCCCGGTCATCGCTACCAGGATGCCGAAGCGGATGCCAATCTGCGCAATGTTGTGCCGTTCGACGGGGAAGTAATGTTTCACCTTGCGCCACAGGATGTCCATCGGTACGTAATAGTAGATGCCAAGGGTAAACAGGATTGCAAGGGCAGCCAGCAGCTGGGTGGATACAGCGAGCCTTTCGAAACAAGTGCGTAATTCATTTCATTAACGTAAACAAACTATTAAATCGTGTTCGTTTCTTACTTTTCCTCGCTCGGTAGGTTGAGCGTAACGGATGCACGCGTGCCGGGACCGTAACGTGCGTAGCCAAAAAATCCGGTCACGTTGTACAAGACGGTGATGAAGCTTAGCACGATGCTGACTACCCCCGGGCAGGCCAGGAAGTGCTGAGGGTGCTTCATCTTATTCTCGACCGGGAGGACCACCCCAATGCCTTCCACCGCGTACACAACCGTGCTGAGATAAAGGACGCAAAATGTTAGATATTGATGGTGGggaaggaaaatcattttcccAATTACCCAAAGAACGATGGCAGTGCGGTTATTTCCGGAAACAGCTCCCGATTGGACAGGTCGATCGGTTCGCGGAAGATGTAGTACAGCGTGATACCGAACGTGACCAAGATGAGTGTGTTGGCAAGAGCAGAAAATGGCACCAAATAGCGGAGGTCACGCACCTGTGTAACGAAGATTAGCGGAACAGCGGTCAGCAGAATGTAGATGCGTGTGTCCCAGTCGATGCCGAGCTCATTGTTAATCACGTCCCGCAGGGTTGTCGCAATGAAAAGCAGATAGACGCAAA
Proteins encoded:
- the LOC1272459 gene encoding chromatin-remodeling complex ATPase chain Iswi; translation: MSKEEENAVEATDTNENSNESNSDTTSSNTKEPDYDATLETDRGKRFEFLLKQTEIFAHFMNSAPSKSSPPKAPRGRKPKVDKNADSSDHRHRKTEQEEDEELLAETNQKAKTQFRFEESPPYIKAGEMRDYQIRGLNWMISLYENGINGILADEMGLGKTLQTISLLGYLKNIRNNPGPHIVIVPKSTLQNWVNEFGRWCPSIRAVCLIGDQETRTAFIRDVLMPGEWDVCITSYEMCIREKAVFKKFNWRYMVIDEAHRIKNEKSKLSEILREFKTANRLLLTGTPLQNNLHELWALLNFLLPDIFNSADDFDSWFDANQCMGDNSLIERLHAVLKPFLLRRLKSEVEKRLLPKKEVKIFVGLSKMQREWYTKILMKDIDVVNGAGKVEKMRLQNILMQLRKCTNHPYLFDGAEPGPPYTTDYHLLENAGKMVVLDKLLRKLQEQDSRVLIFSQMTRMLDILEDFCHWRGYQYCRLDGQTPHEDRSNMIADYNAENSTKFIFMLSTRAGGLGINLATADVVIIYDSDWNPQMDLQAMDRAHRIGQKKQVRVFRLITENTVEEKIVERAEVKLKLDKLVIQQGRLVDNKTTQLNKDEMLNIIRFGANHVFQSRDSEITDEDIDAILQKGEEKTQEQNEKLDKLGESSLRSFTLDTDNLENRSVYQFEGEDYREKQKLQTLGSWIEPPKRERKANYAVDAYFKEALRVAEPKAPKAPRPPKQPIVQDFQFFPPRLFELLDQEIYHYRKTVNYKVPKNSDLGAEANKVQREEQRKIDEAEPLTEEELVEKESLLTQGFTNWTKRDFNQFIKANEKYGRDDIENIAREVEGKSPDEVMEYSTVFWERCHELQDIDRIMGQIERGEAKIQRRASIKRALDSKMARYRAPFHQLRIAYANNKGKNYTEEEDRFLVCMLHKLGFDKENVYEELRAAVRTAPQFRFDWFLKSRTALELQRRCNTLITLIERENQELEEKERLEKKKKTGGGNAAAGGGTVGAGGGGAQKSNQKRKAETTPAANDKNKKKKKT
- the LOC1272504 gene encoding proton-coupled amino acid transporter-like protein CG1139, coding for MELQKTDTESNGGLSDEEYEPFRHRRVKKPNSTNGTIIHMLKGSLGTGILAMPSAFRNGGLVFGVIGTTLVGLIYAHCVYLLVSTSQKSCKRTRVPVLGFSETAQSVFRHGPAPTQRFANAAKAYIDYSLLIVSFFSVCVYLLFIATTLRDVINNELGIDWDTRIYILLTAVPLIFVTQVRDLRYLVPFSALANTLILVTFGITLYYIFREPIDLSNRELFPEITALPSFFGTVVYAVEGIGVVLPVENKMKHPQHFLACPGVVSIVLSFITVLYNVTGFFGYARYGPGTRASVTLNLPSEEKLAVSTQLLAALAILFTLGIYYYVPMDILWRKVKHYFPVERHNIAQIGIRFGILVAMTGLALGVPELEPFIGLVGSICSATLGLLTPIVLDTVFRWSTPGAFGVFRWRMVKNVILMAFGLFILVVGTYFSIKDIVEIYG